One Bos javanicus breed banteng chromosome 9, ARS-OSU_banteng_1.0, whole genome shotgun sequence DNA window includes the following coding sequences:
- the TAGAP gene encoding T-cell activation Rho GTPase-activating protein isoform X3 → MASKPCVTEFPSREVKEVWLEALRGQSQGHTGAKFITGLSARTPMKLTSSCHASKTLNACDMETLIECQSEGNIKEHPLLASCESEDNICQLIEIKKRKKVSNWLLLMRRLSSSSDVSAASEPELKTSLFDQPLSAICSDNTLPGPIQDILTILCLKGPSTEGIFRKAANEKARKELKEELSSGGVVDLRSLPVHLLAVVLKDFLRSIPLKLLSCDLFEEWMGALAKQSEEDRIEALKQVADKLPRPNHLLLKHLVSVLHVISKNSEVNRMDASNLAICIGPNVLSPENEHNLSLEARRDLNDKVKTLVEFLIDNCFEIFGEDFPAHSRIASDDSLEHTDSSDMSTLQNDSAYDSNDPDHDVEPAGSPSSQSPGPPELAAGGVEPRAPLRPWEPVVNTTARLKGFLGQPDRRYSDPSTTFSAECLEGRRANPKLTRSEDDFTAVAQAASHFAGEEAEDPFPEEVFPAAEGRAQRPRDLGEWSPTQGSVSPCARVPKAPSSGSLDAFSYSSPLASPSSPKRNFFTRHQSFTKAEKSKPNREIKKHSMSFSFASHQRGLTKMRSFGATKSKGCPRDQEKRGSKKESQLAGRIVQESSSDAPGQAVLGFNSGAYALSVEDVFRLVDQRHPGRPPSYEEAVRLQALELAPRGGQTVGSLRARVLSLDAGLLPPLPAHPHGDSRNIRGPEPLDGLRGGLGTETWRQSCAPKDAAGRVMVPGTSELQRLRTASESQQKGRQAVLARRCSQPVFDAEQLRFAKESYI, encoded by the exons ttcacgGGAGGTAAAAGAAGTCTGGCTGGAGGCCCTCCGAGG ACAGAGCCAAGGCCACACAGGAGCAAAATTCATCACTGGACTGTCAGCCCGAACTCCAATGAAGTTGACAAGCAGCTGCCATGCT TCAAAAACACTAAATGCCTGTGATATGGAGACATTAATTGAATGTCAATCAGAG ggtAATATCAAGGAACATCCTTTGTTGGCATCATGTGAGAGTGAAGATAATATTTGCCAGCTAATTG AaatcaagaagagaaagaaggtgtCTAACTGGCTCCTTCTCATGAGAAGGCTTTCTTCTTCATCAGATGTTTCTGCAGCTTCGGAGCCAGAATTGAAGACATCCCTTTTCGATCAGCCCTTGTCAGCCATCTGCAGTGACAACACGCTCCCGGGACCCATTCAG GATATTCTCACGATTCTATGCCTGAAAGGCCCTTCCACTGAAGGAATATTCAGGAAAGCAGCCAATGAGAAAGCCCGCAAAGAGCTGAAGGAGGAGCTCAGCTCCGGAGGTGTGGTGGACCTGAGAAGCCTCCCTGTGCACCTCCTGGCGGTGGTCCTCAAG gaCTTCCTCAGAAGTATTCCACTGAAGCTCCTGTCCTGTGACCTGTTTGAGGAGTGGATGGGTGCCCTGGCCAAGCAGAGCGAGGAGGACCGGATCGAGGCCCTGAAACA GGTTGCAGATAAGCTCCCACGGCCCAACCACCTGCTGCTCAAGCATCTGGTCTCCGTGCTCCACGTGATCAGCAAGAACTCCGAGGTCAACCGGATGGACGCCAGCAATCTCGCCATCTGCATTGGGCCCAACGTGCTGAGCCCGGAAAACGAGCACAATCTATCGCTGGAAGCCCGGAGAGACCTGAACGATAAG GTTAAGACACTGGTGGAATTCCTCATCGATAACTGCTTTGAAATATTTGGGGAAGACTTTCCAGCACATTCCAGAATTGCTTCTGATGACTCCCTGGAACACACGGACAGTTCAG ACATGTCGACCCTGCAGAACGACTCAGCCTACGACAGCAACGACCCTGACCACGATGTGGAGCCTGCGGGCTCCCCAAGCTCGCAGTCCCCAGGGCCCCCGGAACTGGCTGCTGGCGGCGTGGAACCCAGAGCCCCGCTGCGCCCTTGGGAGCCCGTGGTCAACACCACGGCCAGACTAAAGGGCTTCCTCGGGCAACCTGACCGGAGGTACTCGGACCCCAGCACCACATTCTCCGCGGAGTGCCTCGAGGGCAGAAGAGCAAACCCGAAACTCACGCGAAGCGAGGACGACTTCACTGCCGTGGCTCAGGCAGCCTCCCACTTTGCCGGCGAGGAAGCCGAGGACCCGTTTCCAGAGGAGGTGTTTCCTGCAGCCGAAGGCCGGGCCCAGAGGCCCCGGGACCTGGGGGAGTGGAGCCCGACTCAGGGCTCCGTGTCACCGTGCGCACGGGTCCCCAAAGCCCCCTCCAGCGGCTCTCTGGACGCTTTCTCCTACAGCTCGCCCCTGGCCTCTCCTTCCAGCCCCAAAAGAAACTTCTTCACCAGACACCAGTCTTTCACCAAGGCTGAGAAAAGCAAGCccaacagagaaattaaaaagcactCCATGTCATTCTCCTTCGCCTCTCACCAAAGAGGGCTGACCAAAATGCGCAGCTTTGGAGCCACGAAGTCCAAGGGCTGCCCCCGAGACCAAGAGAAGCGAGGTTCCAAGAAAGAAAGCCAGCTCGCCGGCCGGATCGTCCAAGAAAGCTCGTCGGATGCCCCCGGCCAAGCCGTGCTGGGCTTTAACTCGGGGGCCTACGCCCTCTCGGTGGAGGATGTGTTCCGGCTGGTGGATCAGAGGCACCCCGGCCGCCCCCCCTCTTACGAGGAGGCCGTGAGGCTCCAGGCGCTGGAGCTCGCCCCCCGCGGGGGCCAGACAGTGGGCAGCCTGAGGGCCCGCGTGCTGAGCCTGGACGCGGggctcctgcctcccctccctgcccacccccacggGGACTCGAGAAACATCCGCGGGCCGGAGCCCCTGGACGGGCTCCGAGGGGGGCTGGGGACTGAGACCTGGAGGCAGAGCTGCGCCCCTAAGGACGCGGCAGGACGGGTGATGGTCCCCGGGACATCGGAGCTGCAGCGGCTGAGAACCGCGTCCGAGTCGCAGCAGAAGGGCAGGCAGGCCGTCCTGGCCCGGCGGTGTAGCCAGCCCGTGTTTGACGCCGAGCAGCTCCGATTCGCTAAGGAATCCTACATCTAG